The [Clostridium] colinum genome includes the window ATGTATGTTTATAACAGGTAGATAAATATAATAAAATAAAGAGGCTAAAAAAATAAAACATAAAATAATAGAGATTTTTAAGGATAATCTTTTCATAATAAACCACTTCCTTTTTAATTAGTTTATAATTATAGTAGCTAATTTAATAATATTTGTCAATTTAAAAAATTTTTAAAAAAATTTTAAAAAAAGTGTTGACATTTTTTTAAGTTTATATTATAATTTATTTTGTCGTTAGCAGTTAAGCATACGGCCCAATAGCTCAGTTGGTTAGAGCGCTGGCCTGTCACGCCAGAGGTCGAGGGTTCGAGCCCCTTTTGGGTCGCTTGTGGGAGCATAGCTCAGCTGGGAGAGCACCTGCCTTACAAGCAGGGGGTCACAGGTTCGAGCCCTGTTGTTCCCATACTGAGCCCGAGTGGCGGAACTGGCAGACGCACAGGACTTAAAATCCTGCGGGAGTTAAATCCCGTACCGGTTCGATTCCGGTCTCGGGCAGTATTTCAAACCACCTTAAAGGTGGTTTTTTATTTGATTAAAAATTTTGTAAAAATGTACTATAGCTTAAAATATTAAATAATTATTAATTTTAGTAACCTATTTTAAATAAATTCATATTATTAACTATGGAGGTGTTAAAATGAATTTTGAAGGAGTAAATATAGGTTACGCATTAACAGGGTCTTTTTGTACATTTAAAGAAACTATTGAGCAAATAAAAGAATTAGTATCATTAAAAGCTAATGTCTATCCAGTTTTTTCTTTTAACTCTCAAAATATAGATACGAGATTTGGAAAAGCAAACGATTTTATAGAAGAAATAGAAAATATAACAGGTAATAAAGTAATAAAAACAATAGAAGCTGCAGAGCCTATAGGGCCTAAAAACCATTTAGATGTGTTTGTTATAGCACCTTGTACTGGAAATACTCTTGCTAAGTTAAACGCTGGAATATGTGATACACCTGTATTAATGGCTAGTAAAGCTCATATAAGAAATAATAAACCAGTTATAATAGCAATATCTACCAATGATGCATTAGGAGCTAATATGCAAAATATAGGTGGTATGATTAATAAAAAGAATATATATTTTGTTCCATTTGGGCAAGATGATTATGTAAAAAAACCAAAATCTATTGTAGCTCATTTTGAAAAAATACCAGAAACTATTTATAGTGCATTAAAAGGAGAACAAGTACAACCAATAATGAAAGAGTATAGCTAAAAGCTATACTTTATTTTTGTAATAATACGACAAAAAATAAAATATAGTTTTATAAAAAACACTTAAAATAATATAAGAAAAAGTAAAAAACATAAAATATACACAATATTTATATATTTAAAATTAATACTATAAACTTAAATATATAAATTAATACTAAAATAAAATTAAAAAATACATTAAAATTGTCGAAAAAAATAAAAATGTAAATATTACAAAATATATATGTCTAAAAAAACTTTACTTTTTAAAAAAATAGGTTAAAATATATAAGATAAAGGAGAGTTGATTATGGTTTTTGATAGATTATTTAACCAAAATAGAATATTAGAAACGGCTATGCAGGCTACACAATATAAAAATCAGGTAATATTAAATAATATGGCAAATATAGATACCCCAAACTATAAAGCCAAAACTGTAAATTTTGAAGGTGTTTTAGCCGATGCTATAACAAAGACTAAAGAAACAGGTGTAGACCATATGGGAAATGTAATGAAAAATATAACCCTTAGCACAAAAGAAAATAGCACAACTATTGATGAAAATAGCGTTGATATAGAAACTGAAATGATAAATTTTTACAAAAATTCCGCAAAATATGATATAATAGTAAATAGTGTTATTTCTAATTCTAGCAGAACAAATTCTGTTTATACTACGTTTAAATAATATATAATTTAGGAGGATAAAATATGTCATTTTTTGATAGTTTAAACACAAGCACAACAGCACTTACAGCACAGAGCCTTAGGATGGACGTTATAAGTCAAAATATGGCTAATATAGATACAACAAGAACAGCAGATGGGGGACCTTATAAAAGAAAGACAGTTATATTTAGAGAAATAGATGGTAGTCAAAACAGTTTTAAAACTATGTTTAGTAAAAAATTAAATAATAACCAAACCTTATCTGGTGTTAAAGTAGAAAAAATAGTAGAAGATAACACAGAAGGTCCTAAAGAATATAACCCTAGCCACCCAGATGCAGATGAAAATGGTTATGTTACAAAACCTAATGTCAATGTAGTAGAAGAAATGGTAAATATGATTTCAGCAAATCGAGCTTATGAAGCAAACATCACAGCTGTTAATATTACTAAAGGAATGATAAACAAAACTTTAGAAATAGGAAGACAGTAAAATTTTTAGGGGGATAAATAAATATGCGTATAGATAATAATATACAAGCATTTAATAAAACATTAACATTTAATACAGAAAATAATGAAAGTCAAACATCTAGGATAGATAGTTTTGGAAAATTTTTTGATGAAGCAGTAAATCTTATTGAAGAAACAAACGTTATGCAAAAAGATGTAGAGCAAAAACAAATAGATTTTATAACAGGTAAATCGGATGATATGATAAGTCTTATTATGGCGCAGTCTAGAGCAGGCTCAGCTATACAATTTACATCACAAGTTACTAGCAAGATATTAAATGCTTATCAAGAGATTATGAGGATACCTATTTAATAAATATTAGATTTATAGTATATACATTTTGTAAAAATTTATACTATATTTTAATTAATTTTTTAAAATATTTATATGAGGTGTGAGTATGCATGAAAAACTATTAAGCTATAAGGCCAAAGCTACTGAAAAATGGAATAGTATAGATAAAGGCTTAAGAAATAAAATAATAATTATTGTTATTGGTCTTATAGTTACTTTAGGACTTTTATTATATATGAACTTTAAACCAGAATGGGTAGTTTTAAAGTCGAACGCTGACCCAGAAATTATAGGTCAAGTAGAAAAAATATTAAATGATAATACTATCAAAAACAGGTTGTTAGATAGAGGTACTGGTATAGAAGTATTAGAAAAAGATGAAAGCAGAGCTAAAATACTTATTGCTAGTAGTGAGATAGGTAAAGAAGGTATAACTTTTGATGATGTTTCGGCTAATATAGATATAGGTATGACCGAAAATGATAAAAGAGAACAATACAAAAGATTAAAAGAACAAGAAATGAAACAACTTATCGAAACATTTGAAAATGTTAAAACAGCTAAAGTTATGTTAGCTTTACCAGAAGAAACAGTTGTTTTTAATAATAATAAAAAAGAAGCAAGCGCAGGGGTTACACTTGATGTTAAAGATGACTTCACAGAAGAACAAGGTGCTATAATAGCTAATCTTATAGCTAGCAGTGTTGAAGGGGTAAAGGTAGAAAATGTTACTATAGCAGATACAAAAGGAAAAATTTTATATTCTGGTAAAGAAAGTAACACTATTAGCCATTCTAAAAAAGAAGAAATAGAAAATAATAAAAAGCAAGAAATAGAAACAAAAATACAAGACACTTTAAATCCTTTGTATGATGAAGTAAAAGTTATATCTAGTGTCAAATTTGATTGGGACAAGATACAAGAAAGAAATCTTACTTTAACACCCCCAGTTGATGATGCAACAGTAGGTGTACCTAAAGTACAAAAAGAACAAACAGAAAGTGTTGTAAATGGTGAAGTTGGTGCAGAACCAGGTGTAGAATCTAATGACCAAAATCCTACTAATTATGCTATGGGAGGTCAAAGCACAGGTACTTATGATAGCGCTAGTAAGGAAACAGAGTATGGATATAATGAACAAGAGCAATTAAAAGAAGTTGCAGGGGGTAGCTTTGTACCAGATAGTTCTTCTGTCGCTGTTACTGTTTATAAGCACAAATATTATAATGAAGCGGATTTAATAAAAAATAAAACTTTAAATAAAGATTTAACTTGGGAACAATTTAAAGAACAAAATGGAACACCTGTTTTAATAGAGATGGATCAACAATTGTTAGATACGATTAAAACTGGAACAGGTATAGAAAATGTTACTTTAACAGGATATGAAAAACCTATATTTGTTGATAAAGTTAAAGAACCTATAAAAGTAGAACAAATAATAGTTTTAATTATATTAGTTGTATTGATAGGGTTATTAGCTCTTGCGCTTATTAAGAAAGTTCAACCAGATGAAGTTGAAGAAATTGAGCCTGAAATATCTATAGAAGACCTTATTGCAACAAATAAAAGAGAAGATGAAGAAGTGGCAGAAAAAATTGCTGGAATTAATGAAGTGGAATCTGAGTTTAAAATTAAAATTGAAGACTTTATAGATGAAAATCCAGAAGCAGCTGCACAACTTCTTAGAAATTGGCTTAATGATGAATGGGAGTGATAATATAATATGTCTGTATTATTAGAACAATATGGCGGAAGAACAAAAGCAGCTATGTTATTAGTATGCTTAGGGCCAGAAAAATCGGCTAAAGTGTTTAAACATCTTAAAGAAGAAGAAATAGAAGCCTTAACTCTTGAAATAGCAAACCTTAATACTATATTACCAGAAACTAAAGAAGGAATTTTAGAGGAATTTTATCAAGTTTGTATAGCTCAAAAATATATTGTTGAAGGTGGCATAGGATATGCTAAACAGCTTTTAGAACAGTCTTTTGGTGATGATAAAGCAAATGAGATAATATCTAAACTTACTGTTTCTTTAAAAGTTAGACCATTTGACTTTATTAGAAAAGATGATATAACACAACTTATAAACTTTATACAAAATGAACATCCACAGACAATAGCTTTAATATTATCTTATTTAAAACCAGCACAAGCAGGGGAGGTATTATCTTCTTTAGCACCAGAAAAACAAACAGATGTTGCTAAAAGAATAGCCATAATGGATAGAACTAACCCAGACATTATTAAAGAAGTAGAAATAGCACTTGAAAAGAAAATCTCTACTCTTATGACAGCAGAGTATACAGATGTTGGTGGTATAGATGCTATCGTAGAAATCCTTAACTCTGTTGATAGAAATACAGAGAAAAATATTATGGATACTCTTGAAACAGAGGAAGTTGAACTTTCTGAAGAGATTAAGAAGAAAATGTTTGTATTTGAAGATTTATTATCTCTTGACAATAGATCTATACAAACAATCCTTAGAGAAGATATTGACCAAAAAGATATTGCAATTGCGCTTAAAGGTGCAACTGAAGAATTACAAAATCTTATATTTAATAACTTATCAAAACGTTTAGCGGCTATGATAAAAGAAGATATGGACTTTATGGGTCCTGTTAGAAGAACAGACGTTGAAGAATCACAACAAAAAATTGTTAATATTGTTAGAAGACTTCAAGAGACTAATCAAATTGTTGTTGCTAGAGGTGGAGGCGATGATATAATTGTCTAGGATATTAAAAGCATCTTATGTAAATGTTGAAAAAAATATTGTTATAGATAACACATTTTCTATAGAACAAGAAAATTTAAAACAAGATAGTAAAGAAAACGTTG containing:
- a CDS encoding dipicolinate synthase subunit B, translating into MNFEGVNIGYALTGSFCTFKETIEQIKELVSLKANVYPVFSFNSQNIDTRFGKANDFIEEIENITGNKVIKTIEAAEPIGPKNHLDVFVIAPCTGNTLAKLNAGICDTPVLMASKAHIRNNKPVIIAISTNDALGANMQNIGGMINKKNIYFVPFGQDDYVKKPKSIVAHFEKIPETIYSALKGEQVQPIMKEYS
- the flgB gene encoding flagellar basal body rod protein FlgB — protein: MVFDRLFNQNRILETAMQATQYKNQVILNNMANIDTPNYKAKTVNFEGVLADAITKTKETGVDHMGNVMKNITLSTKENSTTIDENSVDIETEMINFYKNSAKYDIIVNSVISNSSRTNSVYTTFK
- the flgC gene encoding flagellar basal body rod protein FlgC yields the protein MSFFDSLNTSTTALTAQSLRMDVISQNMANIDTTRTADGGPYKRKTVIFREIDGSQNSFKTMFSKKLNNNQTLSGVKVEKIVEDNTEGPKEYNPSHPDADENGYVTKPNVNVVEEMVNMISANRAYEANITAVNITKGMINKTLEIGRQ
- a CDS encoding flagellar hook-basal body complex protein FliE — its product is MRIDNNIQAFNKTLTFNTENNESQTSRIDSFGKFFDEAVNLIEETNVMQKDVEQKQIDFITGKSDDMISLIMAQSRAGSAIQFTSQVTSKILNAYQEIMRIPI
- the fliG gene encoding flagellar motor switch protein FliG — its product is MSVLLEQYGGRTKAAMLLVCLGPEKSAKVFKHLKEEEIEALTLEIANLNTILPETKEGILEEFYQVCIAQKYIVEGGIGYAKQLLEQSFGDDKANEIISKLTVSLKVRPFDFIRKDDITQLINFIQNEHPQTIALILSYLKPAQAGEVLSSLAPEKQTDVAKRIAIMDRTNPDIIKEVEIALEKKISTLMTAEYTDVGGIDAIVEILNSVDRNTEKNIMDTLETEEVELSEEIKKKMFVFEDLLSLDNRSIQTILREDIDQKDIAIALKGATEELQNLIFNNLSKRLAAMIKEDMDFMGPVRRTDVEESQQKIVNIVRRLQETNQIVVARGGGDDIIV